Within the Medicago truncatula cultivar Jemalong A17 chromosome 4, MtrunA17r5.0-ANR, whole genome shotgun sequence genome, the region GAATTACAACAAAAGTACTGCGTGAAGCATGGGATAAGGCTTCTCGTGCAAGAGCATGAGCGCTACCATTTGCTTGACGCCTAGTAAAAACAACTACAAAGTCGTTATAGTGATCAAGTAAGGTTCTACAGTTTTGGATGATTGAACCATACTCAGAGAGATTCATCTTACTATTGTGCACATCATCTACAACCATTTTACAATCCAGCTCAAAAATGACATTGTGGTACCCTAATGAAGAAATCCATTGAATGCCTTGGTATAAACCCCAAGCTTCACCCTCCGCTACTTTCATCACAGCCTCACAGTAAGCTGTCAAAGCAGCAATAAATGTGCATTTCTCATCACGAAGACACGCTCTCATGCTTACCTTTTTTTCTGTTGTAAAAAATGTTGCATCAATGTTACACTTGAAATAATTTGGAGGAGGTTGCCAAAACAAGGGTTGCACATGATGTTGTTGGGTGCGATCATTAGTGTGAGTATGTCTCGCATGCTGCCATGCATGGAGAGTTCCTTGTGCGCGGCCTATGACGTTCTCCATAGTCTCGGTCTTGTCCTCCCATAACTTTAAGTTTTGTTTTCGCCAAAGAATCCATGTTGTCATGGCAAATGTGATTAGTTGAGATGTGTTTAGATGCTACCACAtacttattatatatttttaattttaagaatattatatttgtaGAATTTATATAAACCTTCTCAAACCCTTCAAAACTTTActccaatatattttttttagttccccaaatgaggagcgttttatattttgaagaaaaataaacacacCCAAAGCCCTCCTCCCAATGTTATTTATTTCTTCCAtttgcttctttttctttttttcaaatccTCCTCTCcattcccctccaaactcgcaaacaaagtctAAAGAAAAGGCTAATAAGTGTCTTTAGatcatttgacaaaaaaaaaaaaaattaaagtgaaagttttattttaagatttgtgttcaacacattgaaacatgtgcctttggagggaggtaaatgtaaataactttgtaagtgctctttgaGCCCGAAGGTCTTCCCTGCCTTGGATTGGGGCACCACcccctcaccctaaaatttttgtaacaaaaaaaaaatacattgaaaCATTAAAAGTAACATTTATAACGTAGAATttgtcaattattttatttttggaatccTTAACAAATGTCGGCACTTCTTAGCAAAACCCTTACGTTAAGGACGCTATGATAATATGGCGTTCAGTCgttgaataaataaatcataattagaaattatttttcctATAAAACGAATCTGAATTCTCGTAAACgatttattctttttctttgtttacaaaaataaatgatattcattcattcaaattgataaagtaTATCAATACAATGCAAATTTGCtaataacaaaaatgatgaatctacaaacaaactcacaacatccctCTTTATAGTATAAAACGGCAAGGTACAaaagcctacacatatgactatattcaagtctccggaATATTCATGTcttcggatctgcaacgttgacgacgccaaaaTCATTTGATTGGATATGCGCTGGATCTAAGCCGATAtgacaatctgaaccgaacAAATACCTGAAcgaaacaaaaaagacaaacaacgccgcacaaagaCGTCGAACAAAACTACGTTGCACTAAGACGATAAAATCacgaaagaaaaaagaaaaagaaaaacgagATAGAGGGGATATTTTGAGTCAAAAagtgaccctaaatcacccctttTTTATGGatgaaggaaaataaattagGATTTTGGTGACGGCTCAcaagagagaaggagaagagaatTATTTTCCTTAAACGATTTATTCTTTGATGTAACTTATTAATCATTGAGTaattatatttgaacatctacttttgtacaatttttgggacaaccttgttgttctctcttttcattggtcaaaaacaatggagagagaaaaatgaagagagagaataagaagataatgtgagtatgagaaagaaagttgtacaaaaattgtacaaaaatagttgtacaaatatcatttctcttaatcatttgacttcaatcacatttttttaatgatgatCGTTATGCTAGTTGTCGTTGATATATTCTATCCACCCTTTTCATAAAAACATCCAACAAAAATCATGAGTGTTGAAAAAGTTGtttcaataataaatttgtcGGAAATATGTGCGAGTATTACTGAATAATCATTTGTTAAATAAATGCATCAAtgttagtttttatattttaagataatttttgcCCACAAAAAATGTTTTAAGATAATTTGCTAGTATTATTAATAAGAGTTATATTTGAAAGAAATCGTAATAGATGCATCTAAAAAATTGCAGATGATTTTATATTTAAGGACAATCgatcaattttttatgtaagTTCTAATTAGGAAATGAGGGAGTATTTAAAAGTGTTATTTAAactaacataaaaaatgatttttcgaGCGTCCCCGAGACAttatttaatgattttaaattaaaaaattattaattaaaaaagtcaaatacttTAATTTACAATGTATTGAATATACTATTTTCATTGAATGTACTATTTTGAtactattttatctttttcatttagacgttttttatataaaaaaagtatatatgaaATTGTCAAATATGTTGATTATTGTGAAACAAAGGATTATATTTGTGCCTCCctaaaaaccaataaacaaatttaaggaaaattaaaaactttttaaaacataaagaacATAATGATAATATAAAGGCTTATATACAGTTTTGGTCCTCCTATGTTGGTCAAACCACAATCTTGATCATCCTATTTTTAAGTGTATAATTTTGATCCCCAATTTCAGAAAGCTTGACCAATCCACAATCTTGATTATCCAATTTGATGATGTGACAATAAATTAGATGATCTGACATCAAAATAAATGGCACAATTGATGATGTTGAATGGTGTAACAACTAATGCCAACTCAGCTGACAACTAGAGCAAAATCAGTTGACAACTTAATTAGTTAGATGTTGACGATTGATCATGTATATAAAGTCCAAATGGACTCGGAGACCGTTACGTgtgttataatatatatatatatatatatatatatatatatcaattataTCACAATCGACTAACAATTGTATCAGCCCTCGACTAACGACTCGACATGGCTACCAATCCTAACCAACTTGGATGTTGTTATTAGGTCTAATTAAGGACATGAGAATGTTTTTAATGATAGTACACAAGGTTGCAATATAAATTTGACCAAGACCAATGTTTAACGATACATATATGGCATGATAATGGATGTGATTAACGAAAGATAAAATGAGATAGAATTGGCCTCAAGGTCAGCTTGAATGACAAAACGTGGTCAAAACTCCCCCAAAAATAGAAATGTGGAGAACATGGATAAATGTTCGAGCACAACATTCAATTATATAATTACACTTTTGCCCTTCAACTTTATCGTATGATCAATATATGAGTTGACTAAGTCCACAACGCGCATGAAGACTTATTCCATTAATAATAGGGTGATAAAGGACATGGGTAATTGATACAATTCTCACAATAAGATGGTTTAAGATTGTAACTAAACCTACAGGTATTTAATTTCATTACTGATGTTAGTTATGACTTTCATTCGATCAAACCCATCTTATGCATTTCAATATCCATAAAACTTCCATGTTTTAGAGAAtgtaaaaaagtattattttatttttaataaagatAAATATGTAGTGTCTATATAGTTTGGAAAGTCCAAATTATAAGTCTAAAGAATCGTACTcaatttggttttgtttttcttactagaagattaattatcttttttattgaGAGTCTAGTTTCGAACTTGTACACGTAAGTACCTTCAACTTGAAAAAAGTCACGATATACGTACGTATATTGATCAGCGAAAACCCGAAAAAAGTCACcaatattagtatttttttttttaaatgttaaagaCATGCCCGGCCTTCGGAATTGTAAAGTGCTCAATCAAGCCGGACCTCTAAATGATACGGATTTCAAGCAAAAAATTAAGTCTAATATTCACCCccacttaattaaataaaaaaaaatatgttatatcCTTTTATTTCTTCACTACATGTTTGAGTCACcaatattagtattttttttaaatgataaagacaTGCCCGAAGTGCAAAGTGCTCAATCAGGCCGGACCTCCAAATGCTACGGgtctcaaacaaaaaattaagtctAATGCTCACcccccacttaaataaaaaaaatatatgttatatccttttttgctcaaaaaaaaaaatgttatatccttttctttcttcaaacatgtttgagtttctttttctagactctagttctattttttgtacataaatctgatcctatcaaaccacccataatttgtataattaattaatcagtcaaattgaaaagctatttcaatgaaagaatcacaacaatcatttttttcttcgcataaaCAATTCGTTTTACCATTTTCCACAACAGAGTAGTGACAAATCCAAATGATACcgttagataaatttcacctctttcacttaattttttttaattcctttataTTTAGaagttcttttgattttgattttttttttttaatgaagtttaactatataaaaaagttacgttttattttactcGGTTAAAGATTAACATTTGTTAAACATCCAAAAATAGTGTAATTATTACACATATTATATTGTTaagacaaaattattatttatgaattttttaaccaATGTTTAAATGTTGAGGAGTACCGGTTaggaagactttttttttaaggaagtgaTTAGCAAGACATTTTTTAAGGAAGTGAAACAATGTTGACAATTATGAAGTTTTGAGACCAACACAGCAAAACTTATTCAAAGGACCGCATTAAACAATTTCACCAagattatattttactttacgttttttttagggatttttaCTTTACGTTTATATGCATTGAAATTACAGGTTGTCTAATGTAGATTCGATCTATGGTGAATTTTTATActtttagtaaattttaataaaatattgttttttttaattttttataattataaaatttattattaaaaattaaaaatgcatgTATCTTTCAACCATTTTTTAGACATTCCTATTAGGCAAACTCTGAAATTACTAACGTCCTTAgttaaaattttttttatcttcggtcaaaaaaaaattatctctttACAAATAAAAGCACTAACCGTTGAAAGGGAAATGCATAACTTTTTAACTTATAAACTATTAGACTAAGAGTGTCATGATGCAAAATACTCGTGATCCTACATAATTTTACAAACacgtaaaataatatatattagatattgttttatttaacaaaattgcGACTATTAGAAAGTGTAGCGATCTCGTGAGTATAATTCAATTGGTAAGAACaatacattgttatatgcagtGGCGTAGCCAGGATTTTAAGACAGGGGGTTCAGACCTTTCAACTTTATTAGAGATACCAAAGTTTTGTgcaattatctttttttttttttttttttttttttttttttttttgtcttagatgaagtggtaatccactaaattaaactcacacacaactgtgaggtctCGGGTTCGAACCTAGGTCACgacgtccggccttgcaatttcggcatcTGAcaattgagctaggacttcttgacaattactttttgttttgattatcatttatttatactactaaatttataaatttcgCAATTTTTcccaatcaattttttttttttttgcataaatgtttaattttttaaaattttccttatttttgtataaattaaattataaatttcaaaatctaTCAAATGAAAGTTAGAATTTTtgcaaattataaatttataattctaaAGCATAATAATTtggtgtataattttttgtgttcttgaaATATGTTTCACGGGaagaagtaaaaataatttgcaTAGGTTATTGGTTACGGAGAAAATGGGAGGGAGAGTAAATTGAGTACACCTTGCGTTTGAGTTCATGAGaataagtaagtttttttttttttttttttttttgaaaaagatgacTTTTGAAACCAACATGATTAAATAGGgtaaaatttgtcttttttatttataatttgggacaaagaaagTGAACTTTTTCTGTTAAAATTTAGGATGGTGGGAGGATTGAGTTatgaaagaatataaaatatttagtaatatatattatatatttgcaAGAATCAAACACTGCAACATGCTTGATTTAGTGGTAAAAGTTTCTTAAATGGCTTTTAGGATTTGTGTTCGATCTTCAAGCACTTCATTTTTACTTTAGAAAGATTTCGAttattacaattaattaataagaaaataaaagaaaacaaatgtagTAGGAAAAACCAAATAGAGACCTATATCAAAAAGGAAGTCAAATATCTCTAATTGAGCCAAAAAATGTTGTGCTAACATAAAAGTTCCCGTGagggcaaattctatggtacatccaatatatttgagtgtacggTACACTccttctttaaattaataactaaatgagttgttttttgaagaaaaatattttttttatcacttataattataataactaaatcttattcatcaaaagtaccaacgaaataaaattaattttttttgaatttttatcactcataattgagaacattgattattttttacgataatatgtaaaaacaattacaataatttttataaacaatgaaatgatgttttttcttataaaatgatgttctataaaacataaatattgacaaatagctatttattacacaaaaaagaataatttatttataaaattatgaaggaaaagtaccggtacacctcaatttgtgagtgtaccgtagaagttcccaaaAGTGAGACCTGTGCCATTCATAGGGTGAGGGAAACTTGGGTTATTGGTGCAAAATGTTTGGCTCAAGTGCAATGTTAAAATATATCAGGAGGTTGATCCTTAAAATATCATGAGATTCAAGTAGTAATAAAACAGTGCaatcatgtgcaaattttaaAAGCTTAGGAGATGCAACTGCATATTCTCTCATTTATACGTGGCTCCGCCACttgttatatgcagggatcGAAATTTAAATTCCAAACACCCTgattattcaccttaaaaaatgaATTCTATTTAGTCAATAAACTACttgataaaacaaaaagaaaagagtagCAAAGCACGATCCCTCGGTTCGTAGGGTATCGGTTATTATCAAAATTGTGAGGGTACATGTGAAAACAAATTCTACTTGGTGTCGTTAGCATAGACTTTTCTTTTAAAGGAGAATAGACTATTCTTGTAACACAGATTTTAAGATCAATTACTATTTGTGGTTGTAAAACACTATCTGCAATAGATATTTTATGATCAAATACAATTTGTGGTTGTCATCAAGAGAACCATATAAGTAGGTCAACCCAACTATTAAGATCAAATACTTATTTATCTATATAAACAAACTATATCAACACTACTCTCCCATAACTAGGACGCTCCAAGCACTATATCAAAATGGAAGAATCAACTAGGTGGATGATACACACTTCACTTTTTCTCTTCACATTTATCTTCCTTCTCAAAATCACACTAAAGAAATTATCCAAGCACAAAAACCTCCCTCCTTCTCCACCTTCTTTACCATTTATAGGTCATCTTCATCTCATCAAAGAACCCTTACACCGTAGCCTCCACAAGCTTGCACAAATCTATGGCCATATCTTCTTTCTCCGTGTAGGGACACGCAACATGCTTGTTGTTTCTTCACCTTCTGCTGTAGAAGAatgtttgtcaaaaaatgatATTACATTTGCAAACCGTACTTCCCATACACTTGCCGGAAAATATCTCAATTACAATAATACGGCGTTAGGGTTTTCTCCCTACGGTGAACTTCATCGCAAATTGCGTCGTTTAACAACAACAGAACTTTTCTCCACCAATCGTCTTGCGATGTTCACAAAAGTTCGAGAAGAAGAGGTGCAATTATTAGTTAAGCAAATATTTGAAGGGTGCAAAGGAGAATTGTTGTCTAAGGTTGAccttaaaagaaaatgtttagaACTTTCTTTCAATATTATGTTGAGAGTGATTTCAGGGAAACGATACTATGGTGAGGATGCAGTTGCCTTAGAAGCAAAGGAGTTTCAGATTTTAATGAATGAGTATGTAGAGCTTCTTGGAAATGgaaatttgaatgattgttTTCCAATATTAAAATGGATTGATTTTCaagggaagaaagagaaaatgataAACTTGATGAAAAAGATGGATGCCTTCCTTCAGAAGCTACTTGATGAGAAACGAAGAAATTGGTGCaatgaccaaaaaaatatgacGTTGATTGATGTTATGTTAGACTTGCAACAAAAGGAGCCAGAATTCTACACGCATGAAATAGTGAAAGGCGTTGTTTTGGTGagtattattgattgatttgcatGCACccccatttttttttagggagcttctacggtgcagtcatgAAATTGACttgtttgaaaaagttaattttaatcttaatgtttgattcatttttaaatcgttcattactgattaatgatcaatagtaattcatctagtaatgcttgcaacatcttggacttacatgtaccattttattgttgaaatctttaacatgcaaatagAGTTGCTGATATCATGCGATAGTCTTAAGTGTGACACTTCATGGGGTGtaacacttaaaacaaggtagaataaaattagattaagtgtattctcattaatctgatgaattgatgatactatgaagactgaacttttgatgccatTGTACAAACAGTGAGGTGTTACTCAacacttttgatgttatagtgttaacttcaccagaaaagtcattcccacgacttcaccatagaattttccttttttttatacacGTGTCGCTCATGCATACCCATGTTTTATACACGGGCCGCTCCATTTGTTTAaaggtcatgctaacttgtacCCTTAGATCACATGTTAAAGAACCAAAAGTAGAAATATTTCTTTATGTTTTGTGTATTCTATttaatacaaattcaaaaattaaattcaatatacacattttaacaaataattactatatttgattcagtaaattactatatttgagtccccatgagcttagctcaattggcaggacattgcataatttatgcaggggccgaggttcgaaccccggacacctcacttattctCCTTGAAAAGGAGAATTtttagccactaggctacttgacaaaaaaaaaataatactatatttgattcattaacttgtgtcttaag harbors:
- the LOC25492873 gene encoding cytochrome P450 81Q32 codes for the protein MEESTRWMIHTSLFLFTFIFLLKITLKKLSKHKNLPPSPPSLPFIGHLHLIKEPLHRSLHKLAQIYGHIFFLRVGTRNMLVVSSPSAVEECLSKNDITFANRTSHTLAGKYLNYNNTALGFSPYGELHRKLRRLTTTELFSTNRLAMFTKVREEEVQLLVKQIFEGCKGELLSKVDLKRKCLELSFNIMLRVISGKRYYGEDAVALEAKEFQILMNEYVELLGNGNLNDCFPILKWIDFQGKKEKMINLMKKMDAFLQKLLDEKRRNWCNDQKNMTLIDVMLDLQQKEPEFYTHEIVKGVVLVILVAGSEPSATTMEWALSLLLNHPETMNKVRAEIDTCVGQDKLVNESDASKLKYLQMVLMETLRLYPPAPLMLPHESSNDCNVCGFDIPKGTMLLVNLWALHRDPNLWKDPTRFVPERFEEGELGGGEIYNMIPFGVGRRSCPGAALAKRFIGHAIGSLIQCFEWERIGDEEIDMNEGIGLTMPKVEPLVALCKPRQVMVEVISNI
- the LOC112420885 gene encoding uncharacterized protein, whose translation is MENVIGRAQGTLHAWQHARHTHTNDRTQQHHVQPLFWQPPPNYFKCNIDATFFTTEKKVSMRACLRDEKCTFIAALTAYCEAVMKVAEGEAWGLYQGIQWISSLGYHNVIFELDCKMVVDDVHNSKMNLSEYGSIIQNCRTLLDHYNDFVVVFTRRQANGSAHALAREALSHASRSTFVVIPFCIATIIMNETP